Proteins encoded within one genomic window of Salipaludibacillus agaradhaerens:
- a CDS encoding nitroreductase family protein: protein MEDSHKKSQLAAIIRERRTIRDFKADAVALEDIKRLLNDAVWAPNHGFREPWRFILFHGEGRKVFAEAVSEGSTPEQREKYGKKMYDYYMLIPIHIVVVMDEDPRQKQWEEDFAATAALIQNFQLLAWEEGLGVVWKTNNYSWHPSFRERIGVLPGEKVVGTLHVGYIKTTPKAKARTEAEKKLTIVSEA from the coding sequence ATGGAAGATAGCCATAAAAAAAGCCAGTTAGCAGCGATAATACGTGAAAGAAGAACCATTCGAGACTTTAAGGCTGATGCTGTAGCTTTGGAAGATATTAAACGATTATTGAACGATGCAGTCTGGGCACCAAATCATGGATTTAGGGAACCATGGCGATTTATTCTCTTTCATGGTGAGGGAAGGAAAGTATTTGCTGAAGCTGTGAGTGAAGGGTCTACCCCTGAACAAAGAGAGAAATACGGAAAAAAAATGTATGACTACTATATGTTAATTCCTATTCACATTGTCGTTGTGATGGACGAAGATCCGCGCCAAAAACAATGGGAAGAAGACTTTGCTGCAACAGCAGCGCTTATTCAAAATTTCCAGCTCCTTGCATGGGAAGAAGGACTTGGAGTCGTTTGGAAAACAAATAATTACAGCTGGCATCCAAGTTTTCGCGAGCGTATAGGGGTATTGCCAGGAGAAAAAGTTGTTGGAACACTACATGTAGGTTATATTAAAACGACTCCAAAAGCCAAGGCGAGAACAGAAGCTGAGAAGAAGCTAACCATTGTTTCGGAAGCTTAA